One window of Lemur catta isolate mLemCat1 chromosome 3, mLemCat1.pri, whole genome shotgun sequence genomic DNA carries:
- the LOC123635122 gene encoding adenylate kinase 4, mitochondrial-like, translating into MASKLSCTDILGPPGSGKGTVCQRSAQNFGLQHLYSGHSLQENIKANTKVGDMAKQYREKGLLVPDHVITHLMLSKLENRHSQHWLLDGFPRTLGQAEALDKICDLDLVIILNIPSETLKDRLGRRWIHPSSRREYNLDFSPPHVHGIDDIAGEPSVQQEDDKPEAAAARLRQYRDMAKPVTELCKSQGACYQCSGTETNKM; encoded by the coding sequence ATGGCTTCCAAACTCTCATGCACGGACATCCTTGGGCCGCCTGGCTCGGGCAAGGGCACTGTGTGTCAGAGGAGCGCCCAGAACTTTGGCCTGCAGCATCTCTACAGTGGTCACTCCTTGCAGGAGAATATTAAGGCCAACACCAAAGTTGGTGACATGGCAAAGCAGTACAGAGAGAAAGGTCTTTTGGTTCCAGATCACGTGATCACACACCTAATGCTGTCGAAGTTGGAGAATAGGCACAGCCAGCACTGGCTACTAGATGGTTTTCCTAGGACATTAGGACAAGCTGAAGCCCTGGACAAAATCTGTGACCTGGATCTAGTGATCATTTTGAACATTCCATCTGAAACACTTAAAGATCGTCTCGGCCGACGCTGGATTCATCCTTCTAGCAGAAGGGAGTATAACCTGGACTTCAGTCCACCTCACGTACACGGGATTGATGACATTGCTGGTGAGCCATCAGTCCAGCAGGAGGATGACAAACCCGAAGCAGCTGCTGCCAGGCTCAGACAGTACAGGGATATGGCAAAGCCAGTCACTGAATTATGCAAGAGCCAAGGAGCGTGCTACCAATGTTCTGGGACGGAGACTAACAAAATGTGA